The following coding sequences lie in one Candidatus Nitrospira allomarina genomic window:
- a CDS encoding sigma-54 interaction domain-containing protein has product MPGSIYDPALFSVFDALIFQKKTADRFDCVGDLPSWFPPPGMTQGSEVFPGQLLGHSFFLQHFLHEAQLWWDSAETGQWKSGLWSEPALFGEDVVLEATAVRHGSVRYVILQRFGPEILPIQPLLQKAREEQLSHRQAVNHHERTEAQLGTRLAKSEQERDDVMALLDGLGLGAIMVDSNREVTFVSGKARELLQIDPDTMIGRSLGKGLPWKTEDNARIEAMGRLPGSQRQVVSVVMDGRNRSTRALEVEVQDDPRDSRRTILLLTDVTEIEELRRQLVGPTQFHDLVGKCPAMRMIYERIRDIATVDVPVLIDGETGTGKELVARALHQLSPRHDHPFLPVNCAGLTDSLLGSQLFGHKRGAFTGATSDHAGFFESAEGGTLLLDEIGDMPLSIQTTLLRVLQEGEIIRLGESRPRKVNVRVLAATNQQLQELVDKGAFRADLLYRIRVARLRLPPLRERREDIPLLSTAFFVKSRVALGKMHVLSIAPETMQQFLRYSWPGNVRELKGALEYALIHCRGESVLPTDLPPELCDVSPIVQASPFCKPNERQLILDALTQTKGKRAQAAKLVGMSRSTFYRRLTELNISQEESSR; this is encoded by the coding sequence ATGCCTGGTTCCATCTACGATCCCGCTCTTTTCAGTGTCTTTGATGCGTTAATTTTCCAAAAAAAAACAGCGGATCGTTTTGACTGTGTGGGTGATCTGCCCAGTTGGTTCCCTCCTCCTGGCATGACCCAGGGGAGTGAGGTGTTTCCTGGCCAATTATTGGGACATTCGTTTTTTCTTCAACATTTTCTCCATGAAGCGCAGCTATGGTGGGATTCAGCTGAGACAGGTCAATGGAAATCCGGTTTGTGGAGTGAACCGGCATTATTTGGAGAAGACGTTGTCCTGGAAGCCACTGCCGTCCGTCATGGGTCTGTTCGGTATGTGATTCTACAACGCTTTGGACCCGAGATCCTTCCGATCCAGCCCTTATTGCAAAAGGCACGAGAAGAACAGCTTTCGCACCGTCAGGCCGTCAATCATCATGAACGCACGGAAGCTCAGCTTGGTACTCGATTAGCGAAAAGCGAACAAGAACGGGATGATGTGATGGCCCTGCTCGACGGGCTGGGATTGGGAGCCATCATGGTCGATTCCAATCGGGAGGTGACGTTTGTGAGTGGAAAAGCCCGTGAGTTATTGCAGATCGATCCTGACACCATGATCGGCCGCTCTCTGGGTAAGGGCCTCCCGTGGAAAACAGAAGACAATGCCAGGATCGAGGCCATGGGACGATTACCCGGGTCGCAGCGTCAGGTTGTGTCGGTAGTGATGGATGGGAGAAACCGTTCTACCCGCGCGTTGGAAGTTGAAGTTCAAGATGATCCTCGAGATTCTCGAAGAACCATTTTGTTGTTAACAGATGTCACTGAGATAGAGGAGTTGCGCCGGCAGTTGGTGGGACCAACACAATTTCACGATCTGGTTGGGAAATGTCCCGCCATGCGCATGATATATGAACGGATTCGAGACATTGCCACGGTAGATGTGCCCGTGCTTATTGATGGGGAAACCGGGACGGGCAAAGAATTAGTCGCCCGTGCGTTACATCAATTAAGTCCGCGTCATGATCATCCATTTCTGCCGGTCAATTGTGCAGGATTGACCGATTCCCTCTTGGGGAGTCAGTTATTTGGTCACAAGCGCGGCGCCTTTACGGGAGCGACGAGTGACCATGCAGGATTTTTCGAGTCGGCTGAAGGCGGCACGTTATTGTTGGATGAAATCGGAGATATGCCGTTATCGATTCAGACGACCCTGCTCCGTGTGCTGCAAGAGGGAGAAATTATTCGTCTCGGGGAGTCCCGGCCACGGAAGGTGAATGTCCGGGTATTGGCGGCCACCAATCAGCAGCTTCAAGAATTGGTCGACAAGGGTGCCTTCCGTGCGGATTTACTCTATCGGATCCGTGTCGCGCGATTAAGGCTTCCCCCTCTGCGAGAGCGCCGCGAGGATATTCCGTTGTTGAGCACGGCCTTTTTCGTAAAAAGCCGCGTCGCGCTTGGAAAAATGCACGTTCTGAGTATTGCTCCGGAAACGATGCAGCAGTTCTTACGTTATTCCTGGCCGGGGAATGTCCGGGAATTAAAAGGGGCCTTGGAATATGCACTGATACATTGCCGTGGAGAAAGTGTCCTTCCGACCGATCTGCCTCCTGAATTGTGTGACGTGTCTCCGATTGTTCAGGCATCGCCTTTTTGTAAACCGAATGAACGCCAGCTTATTCTTGATGCCCTGACACAAACGAAAGGAAAACGTGCGCAAGCCGCAAAATTGGTCGGTATGAGCCGTTCTACCTTTTATCGCCGCTTAACCGAGTTGAATATCTCTCAAGAAGAGTCCTCCCGCTGA
- a CDS encoding Rab family GTPase, producing MIQKKICMLGGFAVGKTSLVKRLVSGIFSEKYLTTVGVKIDQKSLSVRGQDILLVLWDLYGDDDFQKVRASYLQGSSGYILVIDGTRQETVDVACRLHELALKTIGPVPFVLLLNKHDLVDEWVVECPMVSDLSGKACLVSMVSAKTGEGVEAAFSALSEAMLKS from the coding sequence GTGATTCAGAAAAAAATTTGTATGTTGGGTGGGTTTGCCGTGGGGAAAACGAGCCTGGTGAAACGATTGGTCTCCGGCATTTTTTCCGAAAAATATCTCACCACTGTTGGCGTCAAGATCGATCAAAAATCTTTGTCGGTCCGCGGACAAGACATTCTGCTGGTTCTTTGGGATCTCTATGGCGATGATGACTTCCAAAAGGTTCGGGCGTCATATTTGCAAGGGTCATCGGGATATATTCTGGTGATTGATGGAACAAGGCAAGAAACGGTTGATGTGGCATGCAGGTTACATGAATTAGCCCTGAAGACCATCGGCCCGGTTCCTTTTGTCCTCCTGCTTAATAAACATGATTTGGTGGACGAGTGGGTGGTGGAGTGTCCCATGGTTTCTGATCTCAGTGGCAAAGCCTGTCTGGTGTCCATGGTTAGCGCAAAAACCGGTGAGGGTGTCGAGGCGGCGTTTTCCGCGTTATCTGAAGCGATGCTGAAATCCTGA
- a CDS encoding Fpg/Nei family DNA glycosylase: MAKRRPAFALASRSASACRREAAPANAGNAAEGLFQHPANLIQPSRPKENLTNARSTLLYSSHYHPTLSPSMPELPEVEVILNHLNRHVLGGNISTFTIHRSDIVRTGHDLIPWFQRSTITHIARKGKCLIFTCHRANEIRYLLSEQGMTGLWFFNPALASTPQHIHCRIEISGAAATELHYWNPRRFGRLWLFTPPELEAFMHRRFGADAMDIGAQSFIQLIQSCRGRLKPFLLDQHRLAGIGNIYVNEILFRARVHPQARGYRLGASACQRLYDTMHTVLGEAIAAGGSSIRDFRAPDGSYGRFQQAHQIYQKAGLPCLHGCPTLITRLQSERSSFFCSICQKRR; encoded by the coding sequence ATGGCCAAGAGGCGGCCTGCTTTCGCGTTGGCGAGTCGAAGTGCTTCAGCGTGTAGACGGGAGGCCGCGCCGGCGAACGCAGGGAACGCCGCTGAAGGGCTTTTTCAACACCCTGCTAATCTGATACAACCTTCCAGGCCTAAGGAAAACCTGACCAACGCACGCTCAACCCTTTTATATTCCTCACATTATCACCCTACACTATCACCCTCTATGCCCGAGCTCCCTGAAGTCGAAGTCATCCTCAACCATCTGAACCGCCATGTCCTGGGTGGGAACATTTCAACATTCACCATCCACCGTTCGGATATTGTGCGCACCGGACACGACCTCATCCCCTGGTTTCAGCGTTCCACGATCACCCATATCGCCCGGAAGGGCAAATGTCTCATCTTTACCTGCCATCGAGCCAACGAAATCCGGTATCTGCTTTCGGAGCAGGGAATGACCGGACTCTGGTTTTTCAATCCTGCCTTGGCCTCAACTCCTCAACACATCCATTGCCGCATTGAGATTTCCGGAGCTGCGGCCACTGAACTGCATTACTGGAATCCTCGACGGTTTGGCCGGCTCTGGCTGTTCACCCCACCGGAATTGGAAGCCTTCATGCATCGCCGATTCGGTGCTGACGCCATGGATATTGGTGCACAATCCTTTATCCAGCTCATTCAAAGCTGTCGAGGCAGGCTGAAACCCTTTCTTCTCGATCAACATCGGCTCGCGGGTATTGGAAACATTTATGTCAATGAAATCCTCTTTCGGGCCAGGGTGCACCCACAAGCTCGCGGCTATCGGCTGGGGGCCTCAGCCTGTCAACGGCTTTATGACACCATGCATACCGTATTAGGTGAAGCCATTGCCGCTGGAGGGTCCTCCATCAGAGATTTTCGTGCTCCGGATGGTTCGTATGGACGGTTCCAGCAAGCGCACCAGATATATCAGAAGGCAGGATTGCCTTGCTTGCATGGATGCCCCACTCTGATTACCCGCTTGCAAAGTGAACGCAGCTCGTTCTTTTGTTCGATCTGCCAAAAGAGACGGTAG
- a CDS encoding PhoH family protein, whose protein sequence is MRKIKLREGVDLANLFGPHDLHLKMIEGELQVRMAARGDEITLHGQPESVLRAEHILRELADWTRTYYELKPDDISRAILATEEKRDTPLKPYTVSASALPTKKGNVNPKTPNQQAYLEAINKSDLVIAIGPAGTGKTYLAMAMALAALTHKQVSRIILARPAVEAGEHLGFLPGDLFAKVHPYLRPLYDALYTMMDIDRANRLIERGEIEIAPLAFMRGRTLDDAFVILDEAQNATTEQMKMFLTRLGLNSKAIVTGDITQIDLPDSQKSGLAQIADILLNIDGIQFVYFSEQDVVRHRLVKEIIKAYDRFEHQLSNNSPHNISPGHSTASPGIHSKSDSNGERPTR, encoded by the coding sequence GTGCGAAAAATTAAACTACGAGAAGGGGTCGATTTAGCCAATCTTTTCGGCCCGCACGATCTGCACCTCAAAATGATCGAAGGGGAGCTCCAGGTGCGAATGGCAGCCAGGGGCGATGAAATTACCCTTCATGGTCAACCGGAGTCAGTTCTGCGGGCCGAACATATTTTGCGGGAGTTGGCTGATTGGACCCGAACCTATTACGAATTGAAACCCGACGATATTTCACGAGCCATTCTGGCAACAGAAGAAAAACGAGATACCCCACTCAAACCCTATACCGTTTCGGCAAGCGCGCTTCCGACAAAAAAAGGGAATGTCAATCCGAAAACTCCCAATCAACAGGCCTATCTGGAAGCCATTAACAAGTCAGATCTCGTCATAGCCATTGGCCCCGCCGGGACCGGGAAAACCTATTTGGCGATGGCCATGGCCCTTGCCGCTCTCACGCATAAACAAGTCAGTCGCATCATTCTCGCACGGCCGGCCGTGGAAGCAGGGGAACATCTCGGCTTTCTTCCGGGCGACCTCTTTGCCAAAGTGCACCCCTACTTACGTCCATTGTACGATGCATTGTACACCATGATGGATATTGATCGGGCCAATCGGCTCATTGAACGTGGCGAAATTGAAATCGCCCCGCTGGCGTTCATGCGGGGACGAACGCTGGACGATGCCTTTGTCATTCTGGATGAAGCCCAAAACGCCACCACCGAACAAATGAAAATGTTTTTGACGAGACTCGGACTGAATTCCAAGGCCATTGTGACCGGGGATATCACCCAAATTGATCTCCCCGATTCACAGAAATCCGGATTGGCGCAAATTGCTGACATTCTCCTCAATATTGACGGAATTCAATTTGTGTATTTTTCCGAACAAGATGTGGTCCGGCATCGATTGGTCAAAGAAATTATCAAAGCGTACGATCGGTTTGAACACCAACTGTCCAATAACAGCCCGCACAACATATCACCCGGCCATTCGACCGCATCTCCCGGAATTCATTCAAAATCAGACTCCAACGGCGAGAGGCCGACGCGGTAA
- the ybeY gene encoding rRNA maturation RNase YbeY, translating to MAVWLRSHLRRVSVRHKTVCRLTQAVLQQAGYPSADLSLTFVGKARMQTLNRTYRQRDYATDVLAFPMQDALQSPLAFVGDVVICLPVALAQAPRFGNTADEEILRLLIHGTLHLLGYDHETTEREAKRMTRKERTIFGRLSAPALRLLA from the coding sequence ATGGCTGTGTGGCTTCGTTCTCACCTCCGGCGAGTATCCGTTCGCCACAAAACTGTGTGCCGACTGACACAAGCCGTGTTACAACAGGCAGGGTATCCTTCGGCTGATCTGAGTCTCACCTTCGTCGGCAAGGCTCGCATGCAGACACTCAACCGAACGTATCGGCAGCGGGACTATGCGACCGATGTGCTAGCCTTCCCCATGCAGGATGCCTTACAGTCGCCACTGGCCTTCGTGGGTGATGTCGTGATTTGTCTTCCCGTGGCACTGGCTCAAGCTCCACGGTTTGGCAACACCGCCGATGAGGAAATCCTGCGTTTACTCATTCATGGCACCCTTCATCTGCTGGGATATGACCATGAAACAACCGAACGGGAAGCCAAACGGATGACGCGAAAAGAACGCACGATTTTCGGTCGCCTTTCTGCGCCGGCACTCCGTCTTCTTGCATAA
- the ftsY gene encoding signal recognition particle-docking protein FtsY, producing MKWVERLQKGLAKTRQTVQTSLRRLGRGHLDPVALEDVEISLLEADVGIHTVERFLEMLKDKTRLFSGTDPTTVLHTLLTDILRKGETEPLEQLIRRGPRPFVILIIGINGVGKTTTIAKLGHRLKQQGLHTLFVAGDTFRAAAIEQLDIWGKRTGIEVIKQKQGSDPAAVVFDGMVAAKARNVDVVLIDTAGRLHTKINLMDELKKIKRIIAREMPDAPHETLLVLDGTLGQNAIAQARQFHESLGVTGLALTKLDGTSKGGVVVAIVDELNLPIRLIGVGEGEADLQDFQASAFVEALLPTEDSEA from the coding sequence ATGAAATGGGTTGAACGTCTTCAGAAAGGGTTAGCAAAAACACGTCAGACCGTTCAAACGTCATTGCGTCGCCTGGGGCGTGGCCACCTGGATCCCGTCGCCCTGGAGGATGTCGAAATTAGTCTCCTGGAAGCGGATGTCGGCATACACACGGTCGAGCGATTTCTTGAGATGCTGAAAGATAAAACCCGGTTGTTCAGTGGGACCGATCCCACAACGGTCCTCCATACTCTCCTCACGGACATTCTTCGGAAGGGCGAAACCGAACCGCTGGAACAACTCATTCGACGCGGCCCTCGTCCATTTGTGATCTTGATCATCGGCATCAACGGTGTCGGCAAAACCACGACAATTGCCAAACTCGGGCATCGGTTGAAGCAACAAGGGTTACACACACTCTTTGTCGCCGGGGACACCTTCCGGGCTGCGGCGATAGAACAACTGGATATTTGGGGAAAGCGCACAGGCATCGAGGTGATTAAGCAGAAGCAGGGCTCCGACCCTGCCGCCGTGGTGTTTGATGGCATGGTCGCGGCGAAAGCTCGAAATGTGGACGTCGTTCTCATCGATACCGCCGGCCGGCTGCATACCAAGATTAATTTGATGGATGAATTGAAAAAAATCAAACGAATTATTGCACGGGAAATGCCCGACGCCCCACACGAAACCCTCCTGGTCCTGGATGGCACACTGGGGCAGAATGCTATTGCCCAAGCCCGACAATTTCATGAGTCACTCGGCGTCACCGGCTTGGCCTTGACCAAACTGGATGGAACCTCCAAAGGCGGAGTGGTCGTGGCGATCGTCGACGAACTCAATCTTCCCATTCGATTGATAGGTGTGGGGGAAGGGGAAGCGGACCTCCAGGATTTTCAGGCTTCAGCGTTTGTGGAGGCCTTGCTCCCGACAGAAGACTCAGAGGCCTGA
- a CDS encoding M1 family metallopeptidase has product MNFIHRIFPQAIRVPLFVLGLIMLCLATANPLQAQGLMPIHHELHIELNPGTHAITGSDTVHLPPSHRANSSVSFILHPQLSIDLVEFNGTRLPIPHLSETAILPSSTRRVIEIPLPPLDDPDQPAALTVTYHGQIDDSPKASGGLRFVRPDDTNGHIGPNGVYLTYETFWHPTWEQTLSTYDLTLSLPSDWETITQGREVINTVTDGRRTTQWKVNLPSEALTLAANHFVVQKQEWRGIQLATYLFPEDAHLAPQYIEATIDYLQMYTNLLGPYPFTKFAVVENFFPSGLGLPSFTLLGEGVIRRGYTQPYSLGHEIVHSWFGNSVFNDFAQGNWVEGLTTYLSNYYYDEAKGHQQEAFNTRRRMVYEYNLYAEPDKEYPVRAFHHKETRQDNAIGYQKTAMVFHMLRQEMGEGAFFKGVRGIIQDGTGTSLEWNDLLGIFSQAAERDLGWFFQQWIDQPGAPIVKIQNILVQEDPTQQGQFTLTGTILQAGPMFTIRLPLHLDLQGGVMHDVVLKVDRATQPFTLPLPASPITLAIDPEHHVLLHLLRAQIPPMLNKWETDTRRILIRPQTLTNEEAQSLEPLFHRLKEQPGIETIQADDPVIAESASYLVIGPSARRLLESDSFNSCEKSMDIHPGHLSLEEQTFEGPEMAFLISCAHPQDATHTVTFFFGWSPEAVKPVSRLLFFYGWDSYLVFKQGKVIARGMFQPVHSTREIIRHSP; this is encoded by the coding sequence GTGAACTTCATTCACCGAATCTTCCCGCAAGCAATACGAGTCCCATTATTTGTCCTCGGGTTGATTATGCTGTGCCTGGCGACGGCCAATCCCCTCCAAGCCCAGGGGTTGATGCCTATTCACCATGAATTACATATTGAATTGAATCCGGGCACCCATGCCATTACCGGATCGGACACCGTTCATCTTCCTCCATCCCATCGCGCCAACTCATCTGTCTCATTTATCCTGCATCCTCAGCTCTCAATCGATCTGGTTGAATTCAACGGCACTCGGCTTCCAATCCCCCATCTCTCAGAAACCGCCATCCTGCCGTCATCAACGCGCCGGGTTATTGAAATTCCCTTACCTCCTCTTGACGATCCGGACCAACCGGCAGCCCTTACAGTGACGTATCACGGGCAAATTGATGATTCTCCAAAAGCCTCAGGTGGACTTCGCTTCGTCAGACCGGATGACACCAACGGACATATTGGACCCAACGGGGTGTATTTGACCTATGAAACATTCTGGCATCCCACATGGGAACAGACCCTCTCGACATATGATCTCACCCTCAGCCTCCCTTCAGACTGGGAAACGATCACGCAAGGTCGTGAAGTTATTAATACCGTCACTGACGGACGCCGAACCACCCAATGGAAGGTGAACCTCCCAAGTGAAGCTCTGACGTTGGCTGCCAATCATTTTGTGGTGCAGAAGCAGGAATGGAGGGGCATTCAACTCGCCACCTATCTTTTCCCCGAAGACGCGCACTTGGCTCCGCAATATATAGAAGCGACCATTGACTATCTTCAAATGTATACTAATCTTTTGGGTCCTTACCCGTTTACAAAATTTGCCGTCGTGGAAAACTTTTTCCCAAGCGGACTTGGTCTCCCCTCATTCACCCTCTTAGGTGAAGGGGTCATTCGGCGCGGATATACCCAACCCTATTCTCTCGGTCATGAAATCGTCCATTCCTGGTTTGGAAATTCCGTCTTCAATGACTTTGCTCAGGGCAATTGGGTTGAAGGGCTCACGACTTATCTTTCCAATTACTATTATGACGAGGCCAAAGGGCATCAGCAGGAGGCCTTCAATACCCGACGGCGGATGGTCTACGAATATAATCTGTATGCGGAGCCGGACAAGGAATATCCCGTGCGGGCATTCCACCACAAAGAAACCCGGCAGGATAATGCCATTGGCTACCAAAAAACAGCCATGGTGTTTCATATGCTCAGACAAGAAATGGGAGAGGGGGCTTTTTTCAAGGGGGTTCGCGGGATTATTCAGGACGGAACGGGAACCTCTTTGGAGTGGAACGATCTTCTCGGGATTTTTTCACAGGCGGCGGAAAGAGACCTTGGTTGGTTTTTCCAACAATGGATCGATCAACCCGGCGCACCAATCGTAAAGATTCAGAATATCCTGGTCCAGGAAGATCCCACGCAACAGGGACAGTTCACCCTGACCGGAACCATTCTGCAGGCGGGCCCGATGTTTACCATCCGCCTTCCCCTCCACCTCGATCTCCAAGGGGGAGTCATGCATGACGTCGTCCTCAAGGTGGATCGGGCCACACAACCGTTCACGCTGCCTCTTCCGGCGAGTCCGATAACACTCGCCATTGATCCCGAGCACCATGTTCTGCTCCACCTTCTCCGTGCACAAATCCCGCCCATGTTAAATAAGTGGGAAACCGACACCCGTCGAATTCTCATCAGACCTCAGACCCTGACAAACGAGGAAGCTCAAAGCTTAGAACCTCTGTTTCACCGTCTTAAGGAACAACCCGGCATCGAAACGATCCAAGCCGATGATCCGGTCATTGCTGAATCGGCCTCCTATCTGGTCATCGGACCCTCTGCCCGTCGTCTGTTGGAATCCGATTCCTTCAATAGTTGCGAAAAGTCCATGGACATTCATCCGGGACACCTCTCCCTTGAGGAACAGACATTCGAAGGCCCGGAGATGGCCTTCCTGATTTCGTGCGCCCACCCCCAAGATGCGACCCATACCGTCACATTCTTTTTCGGATGGTCGCCCGAAGCCGTCAAGCCCGTTTCACGGCTGTTGTTTTTCTACGGGTGGGATAGCTATCTGGTCTTCAAGCAGGGGAAAGTGATTGCCCGAGGGATGTTTCAACCCGTACACTCCACACGCGAGATTATTCGCCATTCACCGTGA